Proteins encoded in a region of the Osmerus mordax isolate fOsmMor3 chromosome 17, fOsmMor3.pri, whole genome shotgun sequence genome:
- the si:dkey-97m3.1 gene encoding fatty acyl-CoA reductase 1 isoform X2 — MASIADFYAGKSVLITGATGFMGKVLVEKLLRSCPEVQTLYILVRPKAGQSMQERVSDMMKCKLFDRVREDNPDFHQKIVPISSELTQPGLAISPEDVEKLTACINVVFHCAATIRFDEPLKHALQLNVIATQKLLSLAKQMQHLEAFIHISTAYANCNRRHIDEVIYPPPVEPKKLIESLEWMDDSIVRDITPRLIGDRPNTYTYTKALAECVVQQESDKLNIGIIRPSIVGASWQEPFPGWIDNFNGPSGVFIAAGKGILRTMRANNDAVADLIPVDVVINLTLAAGWYTAVHRPKSALVYNCTTGGINPFHWGEIEHHVMSTFKRNPLEQAFRRPNANITSNYLINQYWILVSHKFPALIYDFYLRLSGQKPQMMRIFNRLHKAIGLLEYFSSQDWEWNSDNMNMLMSQLSPEDRKTFNFDVRQLNWPEYIENYCIGTKKYVLNEDMSDIPAARQHLRKLRNIRYTFNTLVLVFFWRVFIARSQMARNIWKGP, encoded by the exons ATGGCCTCCATCGCAGACTTCTACGCCGGCAAGAGCGTTCTGATCACGGGCGCCACGGGCTTCATGGGCAAGGTGCTGGTGGAGAAGCTGCTGCGCTCCTGCCCCGAGGTGCAGACCCTGTACATCCTGGTCAGGCCCAAGGCTGGCCAGTCCATGCAGGAGAGGGTCAGCGACATGATGAAGTGCAAG CTGTTTGACCGTGTCCGGGAGGACAACCCAGACTTCCACCAGAAGATAGTTCCCATCAGCAGTGAGCTGACACAGCCTGGCCTGGCCATCAGTCCCGAGGACGTGGAGAAGCTCACTGCCTGCATCAACGTCGTCTTCCACTGCGCCGCCACCATCCGCTTCGACGAGCCTCTcaa GCACGCCCTGCAGCTGAATGTGATCGCCACTCAGAAGCTCCTGTCTCTGGCCAAGCAGATGCAGCACCTGGAGGCCTTCATCCACATCTCCACCGCCTATGCAAACTGCAACCGCAGGCACATCGACGAGGTCATCTACCCCCCGCCTGTCGAGCCCAAGAAGCTCATTGAGTCCCTGGA GTGGATGGATGACAGTATTGTGCGTGATATCACCCCTCGCCTCATAGGGGACCGTCCCAACACCTACACCTACACCAAGGCCCTGGCCGAGTGTGTGGTCCAGCAGGAGAGTGACAAGCTCAACATTGGCATTATCAGGCCCTCCATAGTGGGGGCCAGCTGGCAGGAGCCTTTCCCT GGCTGGATCGACAATTTCAACGGACCAAGTGGAGTCTTCATTGCG GCAGGGAAGGGAATCCTGCGCACCATGAGAGCCAACAACGACGCCGTGGCAGACCTCATCCCTGTGGACGTGGTCATCAACTTGACCTTGGCAGCTGGCTGGTACACGGCAGTGCACAG ACCCAAGTCAGCCCTGGTGTACAACTGCACAACAGGAGGCATCAACCCTTTCCACTGGGGAGAGATCG AGCACCATGTGATGTCCACGTTCAAGAGGAACCCTCTGGAGCAGGCCTTCCGGAGGCCCAACGCCAACATCACCTCCAACTACCTGATCAACCAGTACTGGATCCTAGTCAGCCACAAGTTCCCTGCCCTCATCTACGACTTCTACCTGCGCCTGTCTGGACAGAAGCCACA GATGATGCGCATATTCAACCGGCTCCACAAGGCCATCGGACTGCTGGAGTACTTCAGCAGTCAGGACTGGGAGTGGAACTCCGACAATATGAACATGTTGATGAGTCAACTCAGCCCGGAGGACAGGAAG ACGTTCAACTTTGACGTCCGCCAGCTGAACTGGCCAGAGTACATTGAGAACTACTGTATCGGCACTAAAAAGTACGTTCTGAATGAAGACATGTCAGATATCCCTGCTGCCAGACAGCACCTGAGGAA gttGAGGAATATCCGCTACACTTTCAACACCCTGGTGCTGGTCTTTTTCTGGAGGGTGTTCATCGCCCGCTCCCAGATGGCCCGCAACATCTG GAAGGGACCATGA
- the LOC136960190 gene encoding endoplasmic reticulum-Golgi intermediate compartment protein 2-like: protein MRRLSKKKALSLVKELDAFPKIPESYVETTATGGTVSLIAFTAMALLVFFEFFVYRETWMKYDYEVDKDFSSKMRINIDITVAMKCQHVGADILDLAETMITSNGLRYEPVIFELSPQQRLWHRTLLLVQNNLREEHALQEVLYKSVLKGSPTALTPREHNPTEPLSACRIHGHVYVNKVAGNFHVTVGKPIHHPRGHAHIAAFVSHDTYNFSHRIDHLSFGEEIPGIINPLDGTEKITDNNNHMFQYFITVVPTKLHTSKVSADTHQFSVTERERVINHAAGSHGVSGIFVKYDTSSLMVTVSEQHMPLWQFLVRLCGIIGGIFSTTGMLHGLVGFCFDVIGCRLKLGSYRPREAPYPGCQINNHAPLLSDDTASE, encoded by the exons ATGAGGCGTTTGTCGAAAAAGAAGGCTCTGAgcctggtgaaggagttggATGCTTTTCCAAAGATCCCGGAAAGCTATGTAGAGACAACTGCTACCGGGGGAACAG TGTCTTTGATAGCATTCACTGCCATGGCACTGCTTGTCTTCTTTGAGTTTTTTGTCTACCGAGAAACCTGGATGAAGTATGACTATGAAGTTGATAAGGATTTTTCCAG CAAAATGAGAATAAACATAGATATCACCGTTGCCATGAAATGTCAGC ATGTGGGTGCAGACATTCTGGATCTGGCAGAAACCATGATCACATCTAATGGTCTTCGCTATGAACCT GTGATTTTTGAGCTGTCTCCACAACAAAGACTGTGGCACAG gactcTGCTGCTGGTCCAGAACAACCTGAGAGAGGAGCATGCCCTTCAGGAGGTCCTGTACAAGAGTGTCCTGAAGGGATCCCCCACTGCCCTGACCCCCCG ggAACACAACCCCACAGAGCCTCTCAGTGCTTGTAGGATCCATGGGCATGTTTATGTCAACAAAGTAGCAGGGAACTTCCATGTCACAGTGGGAAA GCCTATCCATCATCCTCGTGGACATGCACACATAGCTGCCTTTGTCAGCCATGATA CATACAATTTCTCCCATCGGATAGACCATCTGTCTTTTGGTGAGGAGATCCCAGGCATCATCAATCCTCTGGACGGCACAGAGAAAATCACAGATAACA ATAACCATATGTTCCAGTACTTTATCACAGTAGTTCCCACCAAGCTCCACACATCCAAGgtgtctgcagacacacaccagttCTCTGTGACTGAGCGG GAGAGGGTGATAAACCATGCGGCGGGCAGCCACGGCGTGTCTGGTATTTTCGTCAAGTACGACACCAGTTCTCTGATGGTGACGGTTAGCGAGCAGCACATGCCACTCTGGCAGTTCCTGGTACGACTATGTGGCATCATCGGGGGCATATTCTCCACCACAG GAATGCTCCATGGACTGGTTGGTTTCTGCTTTGATGTGATTGGCTGTCGCCTCAAACTGGGTTCATACAGACCCAGGGAG GCTCCATACCCAGGCTGCCAGATAAATAACCATGCACCTCTCCTATCAGACGACACTGCAAGCGAGTAA
- the si:dkey-97m3.1 gene encoding fatty acyl-CoA reductase 1 isoform X1, with translation MASIADFYAGKSVLITGATGFMGKVLVEKLLRSCPEVQTLYILVRPKAGQSMQERVSDMMKCKLFDRVREDNPDFHQKIVPISSELTQPGLAISPEDVEKLTACINVVFHCAATIRFDEPLKHALQLNVIATQKLLSLAKQMQHLEAFIHISTAYANCNRRHIDEVIYPPPVEPKKLIESLEWMDDSIVRDITPRLIGDRPNTYTYTKALAECVVQQESDKLNIGIIRPSIVGASWQEPFPGWIDNFNGPSGVFIAAGKGILRTMRANNDAVADLIPVDVVINLTLAAGWYTAVHRPKSALVYNCTTGGINPFHWGEIEHHVMSTFKRNPLEQAFRRPNANITSNYLINQYWILVSHKFPALIYDFYLRLSGQKPQMMRIFNRLHKAIGLLEYFSSQDWEWNSDNMNMLMSQLSPEDRKTFNFDVRQLNWPEYIENYCIGTKKYVLNEDMSDIPAARQHLRKLRNIRYTFNTLVLVFFWRVFIARSQMARNIWYFVVSLCFKFLSYFRASSTLTN, from the exons ATGGCCTCCATCGCAGACTTCTACGCCGGCAAGAGCGTTCTGATCACGGGCGCCACGGGCTTCATGGGCAAGGTGCTGGTGGAGAAGCTGCTGCGCTCCTGCCCCGAGGTGCAGACCCTGTACATCCTGGTCAGGCCCAAGGCTGGCCAGTCCATGCAGGAGAGGGTCAGCGACATGATGAAGTGCAAG CTGTTTGACCGTGTCCGGGAGGACAACCCAGACTTCCACCAGAAGATAGTTCCCATCAGCAGTGAGCTGACACAGCCTGGCCTGGCCATCAGTCCCGAGGACGTGGAGAAGCTCACTGCCTGCATCAACGTCGTCTTCCACTGCGCCGCCACCATCCGCTTCGACGAGCCTCTcaa GCACGCCCTGCAGCTGAATGTGATCGCCACTCAGAAGCTCCTGTCTCTGGCCAAGCAGATGCAGCACCTGGAGGCCTTCATCCACATCTCCACCGCCTATGCAAACTGCAACCGCAGGCACATCGACGAGGTCATCTACCCCCCGCCTGTCGAGCCCAAGAAGCTCATTGAGTCCCTGGA GTGGATGGATGACAGTATTGTGCGTGATATCACCCCTCGCCTCATAGGGGACCGTCCCAACACCTACACCTACACCAAGGCCCTGGCCGAGTGTGTGGTCCAGCAGGAGAGTGACAAGCTCAACATTGGCATTATCAGGCCCTCCATAGTGGGGGCCAGCTGGCAGGAGCCTTTCCCT GGCTGGATCGACAATTTCAACGGACCAAGTGGAGTCTTCATTGCG GCAGGGAAGGGAATCCTGCGCACCATGAGAGCCAACAACGACGCCGTGGCAGACCTCATCCCTGTGGACGTGGTCATCAACTTGACCTTGGCAGCTGGCTGGTACACGGCAGTGCACAG ACCCAAGTCAGCCCTGGTGTACAACTGCACAACAGGAGGCATCAACCCTTTCCACTGGGGAGAGATCG AGCACCATGTGATGTCCACGTTCAAGAGGAACCCTCTGGAGCAGGCCTTCCGGAGGCCCAACGCCAACATCACCTCCAACTACCTGATCAACCAGTACTGGATCCTAGTCAGCCACAAGTTCCCTGCCCTCATCTACGACTTCTACCTGCGCCTGTCTGGACAGAAGCCACA GATGATGCGCATATTCAACCGGCTCCACAAGGCCATCGGACTGCTGGAGTACTTCAGCAGTCAGGACTGGGAGTGGAACTCCGACAATATGAACATGTTGATGAGTCAACTCAGCCCGGAGGACAGGAAG ACGTTCAACTTTGACGTCCGCCAGCTGAACTGGCCAGAGTACATTGAGAACTACTGTATCGGCACTAAAAAGTACGTTCTGAATGAAGACATGTCAGATATCCCTGCTGCCAGACAGCACCTGAGGAA gttGAGGAATATCCGCTACACTTTCAACACCCTGGTGCTGGTCTTTTTCTGGAGGGTGTTCATCGCCCGCTCCCAGATGGCCCGCAACATCTGGTACTTTGTCGTCAGCCTCTGTTTCAAGTTCCTCTCCTACTTCCGAGCCTCTAGTACTCTCACCAACTAA